A portion of the Pseudarthrobacter sp. L1SW genome contains these proteins:
- the mtrB gene encoding MtrAB system histidine kinase MtrB yields the protein MTFRAHLWQRRSLIVGLRVARLVKTGVRRFLPALRYIGRSLHRRWRRSLQFRTVLTTLLLAVTSFAVVGAYLSNQIANNLFQERLTQAESETRYNVKQVQDTFDGAQVTDQASVITLVYDTLNAVEGRGSVIQRRYVFEAVPEQTKPRNRWVESRASDQLTVSVIPPELRKAVQESGKDQYWASTVIPVGTEDRPGIAVGNKVTFNGTVYELYLIYDLNTAQKTLDEIQSVLWAGGAVLVLLIGAVAWYVTRNVVSPVSHAAMVSEKLAAGQLQERMVVRGEDEVARLGASFNHMAASLQEQITQLATLSQMQQRFVSDVSHELRTPLTTVRMAAEVLYDARHDFDPINKRSAELLYNQVERFQSLLSDLLEISRFDAGVAVLDAEAEDILQVIAHAIEGAAPVAAEYGSEIVLRAPEGAVIVEMDARRIDRILRNLILNAVEHGEGKPVTVTVAASQTAVGIAVRDQGIGMEPAEAARVFDRFWRADPARARTTGGSGLGLSIAMEDTKLHNGWLQAWGKKGSGANFRLTLPLRQGEEIDKSPVQLEPEDITLPGGPGSRNMLVLETGTASLAPASSPKEGT from the coding sequence CTGACGTTCCGCGCCCACCTCTGGCAGCGGCGGTCCCTGATCGTGGGCCTGCGCGTTGCCCGGCTGGTCAAGACCGGAGTCCGCCGCTTCCTGCCTGCCCTGCGCTACATCGGGCGTTCCCTCCACCGCCGGTGGCGCCGGTCCCTGCAGTTCCGCACGGTCCTCACCACCCTGCTCCTGGCCGTCACGTCTTTCGCGGTGGTGGGCGCGTACCTGTCCAACCAGATTGCCAACAACCTCTTCCAGGAGCGGTTGACGCAGGCCGAGTCGGAGACCCGCTATAACGTCAAGCAGGTGCAGGACACGTTCGACGGCGCACAGGTCACCGACCAGGCCAGTGTGATCACCCTCGTCTACGACACGCTGAACGCAGTGGAGGGCCGCGGTTCTGTCATCCAGCGAAGGTACGTCTTCGAGGCCGTGCCGGAACAGACCAAGCCGCGGAACCGCTGGGTTGAATCCCGGGCGTCCGACCAGTTGACCGTCAGCGTCATTCCGCCGGAGCTTCGCAAGGCCGTGCAGGAATCCGGGAAGGACCAGTATTGGGCGTCCACGGTCATCCCGGTGGGTACCGAGGACCGGCCCGGTATTGCCGTGGGCAACAAAGTGACATTCAACGGCACCGTCTACGAGCTGTACCTGATCTATGACCTCAACACCGCGCAGAAGACCCTGGACGAGATCCAGAGCGTCCTCTGGGCAGGCGGGGCGGTGCTGGTGCTCCTGATCGGCGCAGTCGCCTGGTATGTCACCCGGAATGTCGTCAGCCCCGTCAGTCACGCCGCCATGGTCTCCGAGAAACTCGCAGCGGGCCAGTTGCAGGAGCGCATGGTGGTCCGGGGTGAGGACGAAGTGGCCCGGCTCGGCGCGTCCTTCAACCACATGGCAGCGAGCCTCCAGGAACAGATCACCCAGCTGGCAACCCTTTCCCAGATGCAGCAGCGCTTCGTCTCCGACGTTTCCCACGAGTTGCGGACACCGCTGACCACCGTCCGGATGGCCGCAGAGGTCCTGTATGACGCCCGCCACGATTTCGACCCCATCAACAAGCGTTCGGCCGAACTGCTCTACAACCAGGTGGAGCGTTTCCAGTCGCTCCTCTCAGACCTGCTGGAGATCTCGCGGTTCGACGCCGGCGTGGCGGTACTGGATGCGGAAGCGGAGGACATCCTGCAGGTGATTGCCCACGCCATCGAGGGCGCGGCCCCGGTGGCCGCCGAATACGGTTCCGAGATTGTCCTCAGGGCGCCGGAAGGTGCCGTCATCGTGGAGATGGATGCCCGCCGTATAGACAGGATCCTGCGGAACCTGATCCTCAACGCCGTGGAGCACGGCGAAGGAAAACCCGTCACTGTCACCGTGGCAGCAAGCCAGACCGCCGTCGGGATTGCCGTCCGGGACCAAGGCATCGGGATGGAGCCGGCGGAAGCGGCGCGCGTCTTTGACCGCTTCTGGCGGGCGGACCCTGCACGTGCCCGCACTACCGGCGGAAGCGGCCTTGGCCTGTCCATCGCCATGGAAGACACTAAGCTGCACAACGGCTGGCTCCAGGCGTGGGGTAAAAAGGGCAGCGGCGCCAACTTCCGCCTGACGCTGCCGCTCCGCCAGGGAGAAGAGATCGACAAGTCGCCGGTCCAGCTGGAGCCGGAGGACATCACGCTTCCCGGTGGGCCGGGCTCCAGGAACATGCTGGTCCTGGAAACGGGCACCGCTTCGCTTGCACCGGCGTCGTCCCCGAAGGAAGGAACATGA
- the mtrA gene encoding MtrAB system response regulator MtrA produces MKARILVVDDDEALAEMIGIVLRNDGFEPVFCADGAQALDVFRSSRPDLVLLDLMLPGVDGIEVCRQIRAESDVPIVMLTAKSDTSDVVRGLESGADDYVPKPFKPAELVARVRARLRPGDQKAPETLRIADITIDVAGHTVSRGNERISLTPLEFDLLVALARKPWQVFTRELLLEQVWGYRHAADTRLVNVHVQRLRSKIEQDPEAPEVVLTVRGVGYKAGA; encoded by the coding sequence ATGAAGGCACGCATTCTGGTGGTAGACGATGACGAAGCGCTGGCCGAAATGATTGGAATTGTTCTCCGCAACGACGGCTTCGAGCCCGTCTTCTGCGCGGACGGCGCCCAGGCGCTTGACGTTTTCCGGTCATCCCGGCCGGACCTGGTATTGCTGGACCTTATGCTTCCCGGTGTGGACGGCATCGAGGTCTGCCGGCAGATCCGCGCGGAGTCGGATGTTCCGATTGTCATGCTCACCGCCAAGTCGGACACGTCCGACGTCGTCCGCGGACTCGAATCCGGCGCCGACGACTATGTGCCCAAGCCGTTCAAGCCGGCCGAGCTCGTGGCCCGCGTCCGTGCCCGGCTCCGTCCCGGCGACCAGAAGGCGCCCGAAACATTGCGCATCGCCGACATCACGATCGACGTCGCCGGGCACACCGTCAGCCGGGGCAATGAGCGGATCTCGCTGACGCCACTGGAGTTCGACCTCCTGGTAGCCCTTGCCCGGAAGCCATGGCAGGTGTTCACCCGCGAACTGCTGCTCGAGCAGGTGTGGGGCTACCGCCACGCCGCGGACACGCGCCTGGTGAACGTCCATGTCCAGCGCCTCCGTTCCAAGATCGAGCAGGATCCGGAAGCTCCGGAAGTCGTATTGACGGTGCGTGGTGTCGGCTACAAAGCAGGAGCCTGA
- a CDS encoding DUF4129 domain-containing protein produces the protein MAAEPPVLPGAEEARRWAAEELAKPEYREAAPGWLEALWQGFVDWLQSLDGSAAEGSTVPSPVIGIVIAVVIAAAVIIAKPRLNPKARRAKNVFEPDSVLTPADYRQRAEASAAAGKWGDAVVDLFRALVRSAEDRTILDPQPGRTADEVARELAAPFGAEAERLGRAAGTFDAIRYGNRTADAADYEAMASLDNALEAMKPARTTGRQERAQPDQAQPDQAQQVPLAPDRAARP, from the coding sequence ATGGCCGCTGAACCCCCGGTCCTGCCCGGCGCAGAGGAGGCCCGCCGCTGGGCCGCCGAGGAACTGGCAAAACCCGAGTACCGGGAAGCTGCTCCGGGCTGGCTCGAGGCGCTCTGGCAGGGCTTCGTGGACTGGCTCCAGTCCTTGGACGGTTCCGCAGCTGAGGGGAGCACGGTGCCCAGCCCGGTCATTGGGATCGTCATCGCCGTGGTGATCGCGGCCGCCGTGATTATCGCCAAGCCACGGCTGAATCCGAAAGCGCGGCGGGCCAAAAACGTGTTCGAACCAGACAGCGTTTTGACACCCGCGGACTACCGGCAGCGCGCCGAGGCGTCCGCCGCGGCCGGGAAGTGGGGGGACGCCGTCGTCGACCTCTTCCGTGCGCTGGTCCGCTCTGCCGAGGACCGCACCATCCTCGATCCGCAGCCGGGGCGGACGGCTGATGAGGTGGCCCGTGAACTGGCTGCACCGTTCGGCGCCGAGGCGGAACGCCTGGGCAGGGCAGCCGGGACCTTTGACGCCATCCGGTACGGGAACCGGACGGCAGACGCCGCCGACTATGAGGCAATGGCCAGCCTGGACAACGCGCTCGAAGCCATGAAGCCGGCGCGCACCACGGGCCGGCAGGAACGGGCCCAGCCGGATCAGGCCCAGCCGGATCAGGCACAGCAGGTACCCCTGGCGCCGGACAGGGCGGCACGGCCATGA
- a CDS encoding DUF4350 domain-containing protein: MTAVVRAPATQEGPGPGQDSAPGKAGSMPGWLGRHRTPAALWAVVAAALALVLWAQLAPQGDAVPLSPNNAGPTGARAVTQILGRHGVEVHAAGNFEAAMAALEAGASPTLLLYDRGGFLDEPRLQELAASAERVVLVSPRLPTLAALSSSIHQAGVVPDASPELEPGCGLPDAEAAGPVSGKSGFIYDGGTSCYRPAGSPAGVLAMEDNGRLTVLGSTGILNNDRLDDLGHAALAVRTLGASPDLVWYLPTVEDLQTGSSPQTLDELAPDWVRFLGPWLALVAAAAIAWRGRRLGPLVFEPLPVVVKAVETAEGRARLYHDSHAVDQARDNLRAGTLVRLSGHLRLGAGSTAAQVIDAAAQHLGQPARQLHQLVNEHPRTEARLVAWSRELDTLEKEVKSR; the protein is encoded by the coding sequence ATGACCGCCGTCGTTCGCGCACCCGCAACCCAGGAGGGGCCCGGGCCGGGACAAGACAGCGCCCCGGGGAAAGCCGGCAGCATGCCGGGGTGGCTGGGCCGCCACCGCACACCCGCGGCACTGTGGGCCGTGGTGGCCGCAGCCCTGGCCCTGGTTCTCTGGGCGCAGCTGGCCCCTCAAGGAGATGCCGTTCCCTTGTCCCCCAACAACGCCGGCCCAACCGGCGCGCGGGCCGTTACGCAGATCCTTGGCCGGCACGGCGTCGAGGTCCACGCCGCCGGGAATTTCGAGGCGGCCATGGCGGCGCTGGAGGCGGGAGCCTCCCCCACCCTCCTGCTGTATGACAGGGGCGGTTTCCTCGACGAGCCGCGGCTCCAGGAACTGGCGGCGTCCGCGGAAAGGGTGGTGCTGGTTTCGCCCAGGCTGCCGACCCTCGCGGCGCTCAGCAGCAGCATCCACCAGGCAGGGGTGGTGCCGGACGCGTCCCCCGAGCTGGAGCCCGGGTGCGGCCTCCCCGATGCGGAAGCGGCCGGACCGGTTTCCGGCAAGTCAGGCTTTATCTACGACGGCGGCACCTCCTGTTACCGGCCCGCCGGTTCTCCCGCCGGGGTGCTTGCCATGGAGGACAACGGCAGGCTCACGGTCCTGGGAAGCACCGGCATCCTCAACAACGACCGCCTGGACGACCTCGGCCACGCGGCGTTGGCCGTCCGCACCCTCGGCGCCTCCCCGGACCTGGTCTGGTACCTTCCCACCGTCGAGGACCTGCAAACCGGCAGCTCCCCGCAAACCCTCGACGAACTCGCCCCGGACTGGGTGCGTTTCCTTGGGCCGTGGCTCGCCCTGGTGGCGGCGGCCGCAATCGCCTGGCGGGGCAGGCGCCTTGGCCCGCTGGTGTTCGAGCCCCTGCCCGTGGTGGTCAAGGCTGTGGAGACGGCAGAGGGCAGGGCCCGGCTGTACCACGATTCCCATGCCGTGGACCAGGCCCGGGACAATCTCCGGGCCGGAACCCTGGTGCGGCTCTCCGGGCATTTGCGGCTGGGTGCCGGGTCCACTGCCGCCCAGGTGATCGACGCCGCCGCCCAGCACCTCGGGCAGCCGGCCCGGCAACTCCACCAACTCGTCAACGAACATCCCCGCACCGAGGCACGGCTGGTTGCCTGGTCGCGGGAACTGGACACCCTAGAGAAAGAAGTCAAAAGCCGATGA
- a CDS encoding MoxR family ATPase: MSEQGSGPRVLDHMEHDAARQALLDVRHEVAKAVVGQDATVTGLLIALLSQGHVLLEGVPGVAKTLLVRALSAALSLDTKRVQFTPDLMPGDITGSLVYDSHTSEFTFREGPVFTNILLADEINRTPPKTQASLLEAMEERQVSVDGESRPLPAPFLVAATQNPVEYEGTYPLPEAQLDRFLLKLTMPLPGRQDEMEVIRRHAAGFDPRDLTAAGVRAVAGAEDLARARQAVASVAVDPEVIAYIVDLVRATRSAPSFLLGVSPRGATALLNTSRSWAWLSGRSFVTPDDVKALALPCLRHRVALQPEAQMDGVRVDDVLGSILASVPVPR; encoded by the coding sequence ATGAGCGAGCAAGGCAGCGGCCCCCGGGTCCTGGACCACATGGAACACGATGCCGCCCGGCAGGCCCTCCTGGACGTGCGCCACGAGGTGGCCAAGGCGGTGGTGGGGCAGGACGCCACCGTGACCGGACTGTTGATCGCGCTGCTCTCGCAGGGGCACGTGCTCCTGGAGGGCGTTCCCGGCGTGGCGAAAACCCTGCTGGTGCGTGCGTTGTCCGCGGCGTTGAGCCTGGACACCAAGCGCGTCCAGTTCACTCCGGACCTGATGCCCGGCGACATTACAGGGTCGCTGGTTTATGACTCGCACACCTCCGAATTCACCTTCCGGGAGGGGCCGGTCTTCACCAACATCCTGCTGGCGGACGAGATCAACCGGACGCCTCCCAAAACCCAGGCCTCCCTGCTGGAGGCCATGGAGGAGCGGCAGGTGTCCGTGGACGGCGAATCGCGGCCGCTGCCGGCTCCGTTCCTGGTCGCCGCCACCCAGAACCCGGTGGAATACGAAGGCACCTACCCGCTGCCCGAGGCGCAGCTTGACCGGTTCCTGCTCAAGCTGACCATGCCGCTGCCCGGGCGCCAGGACGAAATGGAGGTCATCCGGCGCCACGCCGCCGGCTTCGACCCCAGGGACCTAACCGCTGCCGGTGTCCGCGCCGTGGCAGGCGCGGAAGACCTGGCACGGGCGCGGCAGGCGGTGGCTTCCGTGGCCGTGGACCCTGAGGTCATCGCCTACATCGTGGACCTGGTGCGGGCCACCCGCTCGGCACCTTCCTTCCTCCTTGGCGTCTCGCCCCGCGGCGCCACCGCCCTGCTGAACACCTCCCGGTCATGGGCCTGGCTCTCCGGCAGGAGCTTTGTCACCCCCGACGACGTCAAAGCCCTGGCCCTCCCCTGCCTGCGGCACCGCGTAGCGCTCCAGCCCGAAGCCCAAATGGACGGAGTACGGGTGGACGACGTACTGGGCAGCATCCTGGCGTCCGTTCCCGTTCCGCGCTGA